One segment of Panicum virgatum strain AP13 chromosome 3K, P.virgatum_v5, whole genome shotgun sequence DNA contains the following:
- the LOC120699118 gene encoding uncharacterized protein LOC120699118 → MAASSFQRGGERRGRWGSPERTVVWTEPKPAPKATRKVAVVYYLCHRDGHLDHPHFLEMELPLPSHRAAAAGLYLRDFTARLEALRGSGMPAMYAWSSKRSYRNGYVWQDLAEDDLVHPAHGTDEYVLKGSPLLLFPQQPPPPTRRDASSASSASSSGHNTRAGRRRKNWSSFDLGEYSNNKQLVALRAAQQSAATQTTRHRGPDQESTELAIDEISPPPSSSSPDDALDSCGRDVGVIAGGRMRASAVLMQLFSCGSMGGAKRGHARGRSDVAPMSAGGSNRQAAAEEGDAYASAAGAECSSGGGVGVGNIMERDYFSGSLVESSKTTGGGGDAALLLKRSSCNADRGAARLKLPAAAREQVVRAGCLASRGSRAHKRNTSKSVAAATASRDDGGERRGATEPAAAAADGAGSS, encoded by the exons ATGGCGGCCTCCTCCTTCCAAAGAGGCGGCGAGAGACGAGGAAGATGGGGGAGTCCCGAGCGCACGGTGGTCTGGACAGAGCCCAAGCCCGCGCCCAAGGCGACAAGGAAGGTGGCCGTGGTGTACTACCTCTGCCACCGCGACGGTCACCTCGACCACCCGCACTTCCTGGAGATGGAGCTCCCGCTCCCctcccaccgcgccgccgccgccggcctctacCTCCGCGACTTCACGGCCCGCCTCGAAGCGCTCCGGGGCAGCGGCATGCCCGCCATGTACGCCTGGTCCTCCAAGAGGAGCTACAGGAACGGGTACGTGTGGCAGGACCTCGCCGAGGACGACCTCGTCCACCCTGCCCACGGCACCGACGAGTACGTTCTCAAGGGCTCCCCGCTCCTGCTCTTCCCGCAGCAGCCGCCCCCGCCCACGCGCCGCGACGCCTCCTCGGCTTCctccgcatcctcctccggccacaacacgagggccggccgccgccgcaagaacTGGAGCTCCTTCGACCTCGGCGAGTACAGTAATAACAAGCAGCTGGTggccctgcgcgccgcccaACAGTCCGCGGCAACGCAGACGACCAGACACCGCGGGCCGGACCAGGAGTCCACGGAGCTGGCCATCGACGagatctcgccgccgccgtcctccagcAGCCCGGACGACGCCCTGGACAGCTGCGGCAGGGACGTCGGCGTGATCGCCGGCGGGCGGATGCGCGCGTCGGCGGTGCTGATGCAGCTCTTCTCGTGCGGGTCCATGGGCGGCGCGAAGCGGGGCCACGCGCGTGGGCGCTCCGACGTGGCGCCGATGAGTGCCGGAGGCAGTAACAGgcaggcggcggcagaggagggGGATGCGTACGCCTCAGCAGCTGGAGCGGAGTGCTCGTCAGGTGGTGGCGTGGGCGTGGGCAATATCATGGAGCGGGACTACTTCAGCGGCAGCCTTGTCGAGAGCAGCAaaaccaccggcggcggcggcgatgccgcTCTTCTTCTAAAGAGGTCCTCCTGCAACGCCGACAG GGGCGCCGCGAGGCTgaagctgccggcggcggcgagggagcaggTGGTCCGCGCCGGGTGCCTGGCCTCCCGAGGAAGCCGCGCGCACAAGAGAAACACGAGTAAATCCGtggcggccgcgacggcgagcagggacGACGGAGGCGAGCGCAGGGGCGCGACggagccggcagcggcggccgccgacGGGGCGGGGAGCAGCTAG
- the LOC120699119 gene encoding zinc finger BED domain-containing protein RICESLEEPER 1-like, with protein MFKEIIAQEGITCKKKTGLDVVTRWNSTLSMLQTALKYSVAFEKLKSEDQKYTYAPSSDEWEKAAVLCRLLQVFNGATGIVSGSQYSTSNLYFHEMWKIKLALEQESSIEDAEIATVLKAMKKKFNKYWNKSYVLLCVLVIFDPRYKLKFIDFVFSQSFGTKAKQRFHRVESLVRELFQAYSSKGKESDLPSMSHLGSTNHKVPSMKTDPWAAWDRQLSHDLQSQMTTELDRYLDETAVPRSAEFDILKWWMGNAAKYPTLACIARDLLAIPASSVASESAFSTSKKKINDFHSSLLPETVEALICTQDWFREEGKKTEFSMSSINDLIMREDNT; from the coding sequence ATGTTCAAGGAAATAATTGCACAAGAAGGAATTACATGTAAGAAGAAGACAGGGCTTGATGTGGTTACAAGATGGAACTCAACACTATCGATGCTTCAAACAGCCTTGAAGTACAGTGTAGCCTTTGAGAAATTAAAAAGTGAGGATCAAAAGTATACATATGCACCGTCTTCAGATGAGTGGGAGAAGGCTGCGGTCCTTTGTAGGCTGCTGCAGGTCTTTAATGGTGCAACAGGCATTGTTTCTGGCAGCCAATATTCTACTTCAAATCTCTATTTTCACGAAATGTGGAAGATCAAATTAGCTTTGGAGCAAGAGTCCTCGATTGAAGATGCTGAAATTGCCACGGTGTTAAAGGCaatgaagaagaaattcaacaaaTATTGGAACAAGTCATATGTATTACTTTGTGTGCTAGTTATCTTTGACCCAAGGTATAAGCTCAAATTCATAGACTTCGTTTTCAGTCAATCATTTGGAACCAAAGCCAAGCAAAGATTTCATAGAGTGGAAAGTCTAGTTCGTGAGTTGTTTCAAGCATATTCTTCTAAAGGAAAAGAGTCAGATTTACCATCTATGAGCCACTTGGGATCAACCAATCACAAAGTGCCTTCCATGAAGACTGATCCATGGGCAGCTTGGGATAGGCAGCTTAGCCATGATCTTCAATCGCAGATGACGACTGAACTGGATAGATATTTGGATGAGACCGCAGTTCCGCGTTCTGCAGAATTTGACATCTTGAAGTGGTGGATGGGCAATGCTGCCAAGTATCCCACTCTTGCATGTATAGCAAGGGACCTGTTGGCCATTCCAGCATCTTCTGTGGCCTCTGAATCGGCCTTTAGcaccagcaaaaaaaaaatcaatgattTTCATAGCAGCTTACTTCCTGAGACGGTAGAAGCACTCATTTGCACTCAAGACTGGTTCagggaagaaggaaagaaaacaGAGTTTAGCATGTCATCTATCAATGATTTGATAATGCGCGAAGATAATACATGA
- the LOC120699117 gene encoding uncharacterized protein LOC120699117 has translation MASRSAQRSRTTYVTMCLALLLLVSRRPSSARLLRPKGNDGAAAIDVAREVKDAVVDKYAPLLLAMLPRAPVPPSGPSGGTNDAPRN, from the coding sequence ATGGCTTCTCGCAGCGCCCAGAGGAGCAGAACGACGTACGTGACGATGTGCCTTGCCCTGCTCCTGCTCGTCAGCCGGCGACCGTCCAGCGCGCGGCTGCTCCGGCCGAAGGGgaacgacggcgccgccgccatcgatgTGGCGAGGGAGGTGAAAGACGCCGTCGTTGACAAGTacgcgccgctgctcctcgccATGCTGCCGAGGGCGCCGGTGCCGCCGTCGGGCCCCAGCGGCGGCACGAATGATGCTCCCCGGAATTAG